A genomic region of Halostagnicola larsenii XH-48 contains the following coding sequences:
- a CDS encoding IclR family transcriptional regulator, whose product MTGKHNRFRGKKSIMDQNSPLSTIQRAFEILDYLWELDGAGPTELAEQMDLPNSTVYDYLRTLSETKYVTRENGEYFLSTYFLTIGGEMKKRNRLFQVAKPEMKRVAAATDELIGLTIENGGVGVVFHQEEGQQALSVGTYPGAAHPLHTISTGKVILAYLPEERVDEIISTRGLEQRTQYTITDPDRLKAELEEIRKTGYAVDWNEQVVGLGMMAVPILIDERVIGSFGIAAPTERLQNESRRETLLQELRELENTVTVNYQYGN is encoded by the coding sequence TTGACCGGAAAACATAATAGGTTTCGTGGAAAGAAGTCTATCATGGATCAAAACTCTCCTCTCAGCACAATCCAGAGAGCCTTCGAGATACTGGATTATCTCTGGGAATTAGATGGCGCTGGACCCACCGAACTCGCCGAACAGATGGATCTGCCCAATAGTACCGTTTATGATTACCTTCGAACGTTGAGCGAGACGAAGTACGTGACTCGAGAGAACGGTGAATACTTCCTCAGTACATACTTTCTTACAATTGGCGGGGAGATGAAGAAACGAAACCGTCTGTTTCAGGTTGCGAAACCGGAAATGAAACGAGTCGCAGCGGCGACTGATGAACTGATCGGACTAACGATCGAAAACGGTGGAGTCGGCGTCGTTTTTCACCAGGAGGAAGGTCAGCAGGCTCTCAGCGTCGGAACGTATCCCGGGGCGGCCCATCCGTTACACACCATCTCGACAGGGAAAGTGATTCTCGCGTATCTTCCCGAAGAACGGGTCGATGAGATCATCTCCACACGAGGATTGGAACAACGGACCCAGTATACGATTACCGATCCCGACCGCCTGAAGGCCGAGCTCGAAGAAATTCGAAAGACAGGGTATGCGGTTGACTGGAACGAGCAGGTCGTCGGACTTGGAATGATGGCTGTCCCTATTCTTATCGATGAGCGAGTTATTGGATCGTTCGGCATTGCCGCTCCAACGGAGCGTCTTCAAAACGAATCCCGCAGAGAGACGCTCTTACAGGAGCTACGGGAGTTAGAAAATACTGTTACCGTCAACTATCAATACGGGAATTAG
- the folP gene encoding dihydropteroate synthase: protein MEYYEAINYLVDLQETRPKFGTATTAKLLSALDNPHNDIQCIQIAGSNGKGSTACMLDQILRSAGFDVGLYTSPDLNDIRERIQVNGRKISKKELTTLVERIRPHVATRSAAGDAPTQFEALTALGIACFSQRDVDVAILEVGIGGRYDATSVVDPVASAVTSVSLEHTDLLGDTVEEIAKDKAQVAPAAKPLVTGATENSLSAILEETDVITVGEQDADILVRTNGLVSRTEEEVVIDGEGWHVETQLSLLGRHQAINAGIATALARQFAAVNEQTVAQGLRRANWPGRFEIVASDPQVVLDGAHNPDACSKLATLVERYDYDDLHLVFGALRDKNHEEMVKNLPALDTVTLCRPNVDRGATPETLERVFNSKTAARVAVVPEVLDAVEQTITRADPDDLVVITGSLYTVSEARDRWTRRPIPKQLSKTRCIHDLLPGSTQGTILPNTISEKTIKTYCRPATAERLKELMFSIGGTAAVSDIDGVHQHIDIVLNGSHEEFTQLIEVLEGANGELSHIATQLRSVLDEDRDATNVLPWSEDQMIMGILNVTPDSFHDGGEYARVEDAVSRADQMATAGADIIDIGGESTRPGADPVSAEQELDRIIPVIERLADRDVPVTVDTLKPAVAKAAIEAGADAINDVSGLADPDMRRVIAEYDVPVVLMHSIDTPVNPDRSVTYDDVVEDVITDLTEQMILAERAGIDREQIIIDPGIGFGKSAAENFELIARLAEFRALECPLLIGHSHKSMFTHVSCGPDDRLAPTVATTALAAERHADIIRVHDVAENAAAMRVAKAMADRW, encoded by the coding sequence ATGGAGTACTACGAGGCAATCAATTATCTAGTCGATCTGCAAGAAACCCGACCAAAATTCGGGACTGCAACGACCGCGAAGCTGTTGAGTGCCCTTGACAACCCCCATAACGATATTCAATGCATCCAAATCGCAGGGTCCAATGGGAAAGGAAGTACTGCGTGTATGCTCGACCAGATCCTTCGTAGTGCTGGATTCGATGTAGGGCTATACACGTCTCCGGATTTGAACGATATTCGAGAACGTATCCAAGTCAACGGACGAAAAATATCAAAAAAAGAACTCACGACGCTCGTTGAACGGATCCGTCCCCACGTCGCCACGCGATCAGCAGCTGGTGATGCACCGACTCAATTCGAAGCGCTGACGGCCCTCGGGATAGCGTGTTTTAGTCAACGGGATGTCGACGTAGCAATACTCGAAGTCGGGATTGGAGGGCGGTACGATGCCACGAGCGTCGTTGATCCGGTTGCGAGTGCGGTCACATCGGTCAGTTTAGAACATACGGATCTCCTCGGGGATACCGTAGAAGAGATCGCGAAAGATAAGGCACAGGTAGCGCCAGCAGCGAAACCGTTGGTCACGGGGGCGACCGAAAATAGTCTGTCGGCGATCCTCGAGGAGACCGACGTGATAACCGTTGGAGAGCAGGACGCGGATATCCTCGTCCGGACAAACGGCCTCGTCTCCCGGACAGAAGAAGAAGTCGTCATTGATGGGGAAGGCTGGCACGTCGAGACGCAACTCTCGTTGCTCGGCCGTCATCAAGCGATCAATGCTGGTATCGCCACGGCTCTTGCTCGACAGTTTGCAGCGGTAAACGAACAAACGGTAGCACAGGGACTCCGAAGGGCGAACTGGCCGGGTCGGTTCGAAATCGTCGCCTCGGATCCGCAAGTTGTGCTGGATGGAGCACACAATCCGGACGCCTGCTCGAAGTTAGCGACACTCGTCGAGCGGTACGACTACGACGACTTGCACCTGGTTTTCGGCGCACTCCGGGATAAGAACCACGAGGAGATGGTTAAAAATCTCCCCGCTCTCGATACCGTCACGCTCTGTCGTCCAAACGTGGACCGTGGAGCGACTCCCGAAACGCTCGAGCGAGTCTTCAATTCAAAAACTGCGGCTCGCGTAGCGGTAGTCCCGGAAGTTCTCGATGCAGTCGAACAAACGATAACGAGGGCGGATCCGGATGATTTGGTAGTCATCACCGGTTCGCTGTATACCGTCTCGGAGGCTCGCGATCGCTGGACGAGACGGCCCATCCCGAAACAACTCTCCAAGACGAGGTGCATACACGATCTGCTTCCCGGAAGTACTCAAGGAACGATCCTGCCGAATACCATCTCTGAGAAGACGATTAAGACGTATTGTCGCCCTGCGACTGCTGAGCGCCTCAAAGAGCTCATGTTTTCGATTGGTGGGACAGCAGCCGTTTCGGATATCGATGGCGTCCACCAGCACATCGACATCGTCCTGAACGGCTCTCACGAAGAGTTTACCCAGCTTATAGAGGTTCTCGAAGGCGCTAACGGGGAATTATCCCATATCGCTACACAGCTCCGTTCCGTCCTCGACGAGGACAGAGACGCCACGAACGTATTACCCTGGAGCGAGGACCAGATGATTATGGGGATTTTGAACGTCACACCGGACAGCTTTCACGATGGGGGCGAATACGCCCGCGTCGAGGACGCTGTTTCGAGAGCGGACCAGATGGCAACAGCGGGTGCCGATATAATCGATATCGGTGGTGAAAGTACCCGTCCCGGTGCGGATCCCGTCTCCGCTGAGCAGGAACTCGATCGCATTATTCCGGTTATCGAACGACTCGCGGACCGAGACGTTCCAGTTACAGTAGACACGCTAAAGCCCGCTGTCGCGAAGGCAGCAATCGAGGCCGGTGCTGACGCTATCAACGACGTTTCAGGGCTAGCAGATCCCGATATGCGGCGTGTCATTGCGGAATACGATGTTCCCGTCGTCCTCATGCACAGCATAGACACACCGGTAAACCCGGACCGATCGGTTACGTACGATGATGTCGTCGAGGACGTAATCACGGATCTCACGGAGCAAATGATACTCGCCGAACGGGCTGGCATCGACCGAGAGCAAATCATAATCGATCCAGGAATCGGATTCGGGAAGAGCGCGGCGGAAAATTTCGAGCTGATTGCTCGATTAGCGGAATTCCGAGCACTCGAGTGTCCGCTCCTAATCGGTCACTCGCACAAGTCGATGTTTACTCACGTATCCTGCGGTCCGGACGATCGCCTCGCACCGACAGTCGCAACAACGGCGCTGGCCGCTGAGCGTCACGCAGATATCATCCGCGTCCACGACGTCGCTGAAAACGCTGCAGCTATGCGAGTTGCGAAAGCGATGGCCGATCGGTGGTGA
- the folD gene encoding bifunctional methylenetetrahydrofolate dehydrogenase/methenyltetrahydrofolate cyclohydrolase FolD: MTQIIDGNEVGDRIQNELSTSIATLTDAGVTPGLATVLMSDDGASETYVSMKQRACEEIGVNGYHHEIDSDEPARSLLTQIDELNADPSVHGILVQMPVPDHVDKQTVLERIDPLKDVDGFHPENVGRLVTGNPRFKPCTPHGVQKLIAAADVDPEGKDIVVVGRSDIVGKPLANLLLQKMDGGNATVTVCHSRTKNLAEKTRNADVVVAAVGVPELIDGEMITEGTVVIDVGVNRVDADTEKGYELVGDVDFETAKDKASAITPVPGGVGPMTITMLLYNTVKAASVQEDVSVELPGL, encoded by the coding sequence ATGACGCAAATAATCGACGGAAACGAAGTCGGTGATCGAATACAAAACGAATTGTCTACCAGCATCGCAACGCTCACCGATGCCGGCGTGACCCCCGGTCTCGCCACTGTGTTGATGAGCGATGACGGGGCGAGCGAGACGTACGTCTCGATGAAACAGCGAGCGTGCGAGGAGATCGGGGTGAACGGCTATCACCACGAAATCGATTCAGACGAACCGGCCAGGTCGTTGCTTACGCAAATCGATGAGTTGAACGCGGATCCATCCGTGCACGGAATTCTAGTACAGATGCCGGTCCCCGATCACGTCGACAAGCAAACCGTCTTGGAGCGGATCGACCCGCTCAAAGACGTCGACGGCTTTCATCCGGAAAACGTCGGACGGCTCGTCACCGGGAATCCGCGATTCAAACCCTGCACACCGCACGGCGTGCAGAAATTGATCGCGGCAGCGGATGTCGATCCCGAAGGGAAGGATATCGTCGTCGTCGGCCGGTCGGATATCGTCGGAAAGCCGCTCGCAAACCTACTGTTGCAGAAGATGGATGGCGGGAACGCGACGGTCACAGTCTGTCACTCTCGAACGAAGAACCTGGCCGAAAAAACCCGTAACGCGGACGTCGTCGTTGCCGCTGTCGGTGTTCCAGAACTGATCGATGGAGAGATGATTACTGAGGGAACGGTCGTTATCGATGTGGGCGTTAATCGAGTCGACGCAGATACTGAGAAAGGCTACGAACTCGTCGGCGATGTCGACTTCGAGACTGCTAAGGACAAAGCAAGTGCGATCACACCCGTTCCGGGCGGTGTTGGGCCGATGACCATCACAATGCTTCTCTATAACACGGTGAAAGCGGCGAGTGTTCAAGAAGACGTTTCGGTCGAGTTACCAGGGCTGTAA
- a CDS encoding anthranilate synthase component I family protein: MTRPDIQTDFESFERTANASPSGVRIPVEVQVTVSNTFDAYRRARNDRGGFYLETTGGQDGWGYFGVEAIERLQVSADATPIHEDSPSLAAIDGLLQREELVRGDCDVPYPCGAFGWLSYDIVRELEELPTNTRNIRQLPRLQLGVFDRVAAWNEQTNGSVTLRITACPVVKDDVETAYENGRNAALKLARDATTGSIERPSMHPSETAAFQSECGRNEFAERVKTVKQHVHDGDTFQANISHRLTAPAVIHPVEAYAALREVNPAPYSGLLEFPGIDLVSASPELLIDVAGDQLRTEPIAGTRPRGETEIEDRDLESELRSDEKERAEHAMLVDLERNDLGKVCKYGSVDVSEYRRVDRYSEVMHLVSLVEGERRSSISIADAIGAVFPGGTITGAPKPRTMEIIDEVESTRRGPYTGSIGVLGFDDRATLNIIIRTLVRYGEEYHLRVGAGVVHDSEPESEYDETLDKAAALIAAVDSALDERTSFAVETIGDESERVQ; this comes from the coding sequence ATGACGAGACCAGATATACAAACAGATTTCGAGTCGTTTGAACGCACCGCCAATGCCTCACCTTCCGGTGTCCGAATTCCCGTCGAAGTACAGGTTACTGTTTCGAACACCTTTGACGCGTATCGACGAGCACGGAACGACCGTGGCGGATTCTACCTCGAGACGACTGGTGGACAGGACGGGTGGGGATACTTCGGTGTCGAGGCGATCGAACGTCTCCAGGTCAGCGCGGATGCAACGCCGATTCACGAAGACAGTCCATCTCTGGCTGCTATCGACGGGCTACTCCAACGTGAAGAACTCGTGCGTGGGGACTGTGACGTGCCGTATCCGTGCGGCGCCTTCGGCTGGCTTTCCTACGATATCGTTCGCGAACTCGAGGAGTTACCGACGAACACACGGAATATTCGTCAACTTCCTCGGCTCCAACTGGGAGTCTTCGACCGCGTAGCCGCCTGGAATGAACAGACCAACGGGTCCGTTACGCTCCGTATCACCGCCTGCCCTGTCGTAAAAGACGACGTCGAGACGGCCTACGAAAACGGACGGAACGCCGCGCTGAAACTCGCTCGAGACGCAACCACAGGATCGATTGAGCGCCCGTCGATGCACCCCTCGGAAACCGCTGCGTTTCAGAGCGAATGCGGGCGGAACGAGTTCGCCGAGCGAGTGAAAACGGTTAAACAACACGTCCACGACGGCGATACGTTTCAGGCGAATATCTCGCACCGACTGACTGCGCCGGCGGTTATTCACCCAGTAGAGGCATATGCCGCTCTCAGAGAAGTCAATCCGGCACCGTACTCAGGATTGCTCGAGTTCCCGGGAATCGATCTAGTGAGTGCGAGTCCCGAACTACTCATCGATGTGGCAGGCGATCAACTCCGAACGGAGCCGATCGCCGGAACTCGACCTCGCGGTGAAACCGAGATTGAAGATAGAGACCTCGAGAGCGAACTTCGGTCCGACGAGAAAGAACGCGCGGAGCACGCGATGCTCGTCGACCTCGAACGAAACGATCTCGGGAAGGTGTGCAAATACGGCTCAGTCGATGTGTCGGAATATCGCCGCGTCGACCGGTATTCCGAAGTAATGCATCTCGTTTCTCTCGTCGAGGGGGAACGTCGCTCGAGTATTTCCATCGCAGATGCCATCGGCGCCGTCTTTCCCGGCGGAACGATCACGGGCGCACCGAAACCACGGACGATGGAGATCATCGACGAAGTCGAATCGACACGACGCGGCCCGTATACAGGTAGTATCGGCGTACTCGGGTTCGACGATCGTGCGACGCTGAATATCATAATCCGAACGCTCGTCCGATACGGGGAGGAATACCATCTTCGAGTCGGCGCGGGAGTCGTCCACGATTCCGAACCGGAAAGCGAGTACGATGAAACGCTTGACAAAGCCGCGGCGCTGATAGCTGCCGTCGATTCGGCGTTGGATGAGCGAACGTCGTTCGCCGTCGAAACAATCGGTGATGAATCCGAGAGAGTGCAATGA
- a CDS encoding VOC family protein has translation MIGEIDHIEIEASNADEMANFLKKLGYQELRTTEHHGESFELEPEDGSGPIFEIHTVEGEEVPGINHIAFGVDDIDSVTDHLEEEDIDSIVGPYDVEETGRTITNFRDPDGRRFQVVSDAE, from the coding sequence ATGATCGGTGAAATTGATCACATCGAGATAGAGGCGAGCAACGCTGATGAAATGGCGAACTTTCTGAAAAAACTCGGGTACCAGGAGCTCCGGACAACGGAACATCACGGGGAATCGTTCGAACTCGAACCCGAAGATGGCTCCGGTCCGATATTCGAGATCCACACTGTCGAGGGCGAAGAGGTTCCAGGAATTAACCACATCGCCTTTGGCGTCGACGATATCGATTCGGTAACTGACCACCTCGAGGAAGAAGACATTGACTCGATCGTTGGTCCGTACGATGTCGAGGAGACCGGTCGGACGATCACGAACTTCCGCGATCCCGACGGCCGACGGTTCCAGGTTGTATCGGATGCAGAATAA
- a CDS encoding 2-hydroxyacid dehydrogenase, with translation MVRVIVDQDITPTSRLTNQLPDSWNVVEGIDIGDQELRDTVKTTDIAFVTSRVPFSRPIIEAAPELDVIGKLGTGIDSIDLEAARENGVTVTHTPGHNALSVAEHTLGLILATLRRLTEARNLIKDGNWRDEYSLGTRLSGSTVGIVGLGNIGKRVGSLLSGFDVEILAHDPYIHDIDTELVGGDRVSLETLLEQSDVVVLTAELTDETRGLIGKEELAQMKSSAVLINTARGPIIEENALLDALRAGSIGGAGLDVFSEEPLAEDAALLEFENVVVTPHISAMTLESRQEGIDRLATNVSLLRDGKPVPDRYIAVDP, from the coding sequence ATGGTTCGAGTAATCGTCGATCAAGATATAACCCCAACGTCCCGGCTAACGAACCAGCTTCCGGATTCCTGGAACGTAGTCGAAGGCATCGATATCGGTGACCAAGAGCTGCGGGATACCGTCAAGACAACGGATATCGCGTTCGTTACGTCTCGTGTTCCGTTCTCACGTCCGATTATCGAAGCGGCGCCGGAATTAGACGTAATCGGGAAACTTGGAACCGGAATCGATTCGATCGACCTCGAGGCCGCTCGTGAGAATGGTGTTACTGTCACGCACACCCCTGGACATAACGCGCTTTCAGTAGCCGAGCATACTCTTGGGTTGATTCTGGCTACGCTTCGCCGACTCACGGAGGCGCGCAACCTCATCAAAGACGGGAACTGGCGCGACGAGTATTCACTCGGAACTCGCCTTTCCGGATCGACGGTTGGGATTGTCGGTCTGGGAAACATCGGGAAACGAGTCGGTAGCCTCCTCTCCGGGTTCGACGTCGAAATTCTCGCCCACGATCCATACATACACGACATCGATACCGAACTGGTTGGCGGGGATCGCGTCTCGCTCGAGACACTGTTGGAACAAAGCGATGTCGTCGTTCTCACGGCAGAGCTCACCGACGAAACCCGCGGTTTGATCGGCAAAGAGGAACTAGCGCAGATGAAGTCATCCGCCGTGCTCATTAACACCGCTCGAGGGCCGATCATCGAAGAAAATGCGCTGCTGGATGCGCTTCGCGCTGGATCGATCGGAGGTGCCGGATTAGATGTGTTTTCCGAAGAACCGCTTGCCGAAGACGCTGCGTTACTCGAGTTCGAGAACGTTGTCGTAACGCCTCATATCTCCGCGATGACGCTCGAGAGCAGACAGGAAGGGATCGATCGGCTTGCAACCAACGTTTCGCTGCTCCGGGACGGAAAGCCGGTCCCTGATCGATATATCGCAGTCGATCCGTGA
- a CDS encoding anthranilate synthase component II codes for MILLIDNYDSFAYNLVQYVGEVISRSSSPITERDTTSSSVVVRRNDEVSLEDIRDLDPDGIIVSPGPGTPQDAGISMSIFADTEYPTLGVCLGHQALCATHGVSVGHAPEVIHGKRSTITHDGNGLFAGLQETIEVGRYHSLVAAESNLPDCLVPTARTDDDREVLMGVRHDEKPHFGVQFHPESILTGSGKRILENFVRQL; via the coding sequence ATGATACTACTCATCGACAACTACGATTCGTTCGCGTACAACCTCGTTCAGTACGTCGGGGAAGTTATCTCGAGGAGTTCCTCGCCGATAACCGAACGAGACACCACGTCATCATCAGTTGTGGTTCGTCGCAACGACGAAGTTTCGTTGGAGGACATTCGGGATCTCGATCCGGACGGGATCATCGTTTCTCCCGGCCCGGGAACGCCACAAGATGCCGGAATCTCGATGTCGATTTTTGCAGACACGGAGTATCCGACACTCGGGGTCTGTCTGGGCCATCAGGCGCTCTGTGCGACACACGGAGTCTCCGTCGGGCACGCTCCGGAAGTGATCCACGGGAAGCGATCGACGATCACACACGACGGAAACGGACTCTTCGCGGGGCTTCAGGAGACCATCGAAGTCGGACGGTACCACTCACTGGTTGCGGCGGAGTCTAACCTGCCAGACTGTCTCGTGCCAACGGCGCGGACGGACGACGATCGAGAAGTACTCATGGGAGTTCGACACGACGAGAAGCCGCATTTCGGCGTTCAGTTTCACCCGGAAAGCATCTTGACGGGATCCGGAAAACGAATACTCGAGAATTTCGTGAGGCAACTGTGA
- a CDS encoding class I adenylate-forming enzyme family protein — protein MHHTSTVEVPKIKDLSRIAAKNNADKTAFGNGINGRTMTWREFDDTSKRVANAFGDHIGQGDRVALLCENSLEHATLWNGALKAGAIVSNLHTRASPNTLQHCIDTLSPRALVVDEETSDLFQSRVRDKISTDLDVIVNTGDAQARHEQSFDSFNEGHEATEPDVRVREDDIATVMWTSGTTGRPKGWCHTNRGLYFRATALVDILEVDRPARQPHVFTPSFAAWYSAMLPALVAGATTHFLNAWDPEEYLQMIDEHDMTTAMLVPTMWREILNLDSFDEYDIDSLQAITSAGEVLDATTLKRLRGDVCDVVKNCYAATEAFATVMTNDELEESRVESVGKPIPGVQIRIVDQDGDYTDVKPNGESGEIAVRAPDCPVWAWKRTAKTERVFEDGWWYTGDVGYRDDEGFIYLEGRADFRIKSKGIKVYPSPIEERLNAHSGVNESAIVGVTDEEYGEMVTAYVYPDDPDLTAEELDEWCLESDEVARMERPREYYFVDEPLPRTSTGKLDRRSAKDLA, from the coding sequence ATGCACCACACTTCAACAGTCGAAGTTCCGAAGATAAAGGACCTATCGCGTATTGCGGCGAAGAACAACGCCGATAAAACCGCGTTTGGTAACGGGATCAATGGACGAACGATGACGTGGCGGGAGTTCGACGATACGAGCAAACGGGTCGCGAACGCGTTCGGAGATCACATCGGCCAGGGGGACCGAGTCGCGCTTCTTTGTGAGAACTCCCTCGAGCACGCGACTCTCTGGAACGGCGCACTAAAGGCGGGTGCGATCGTCTCGAATCTCCACACGCGTGCGTCGCCGAACACACTACAGCACTGTATCGACACGCTCAGCCCGCGTGCCCTTGTCGTTGACGAGGAGACATCGGACCTTTTCCAGTCGCGGGTACGGGACAAGATTTCGACTGACCTCGACGTCATCGTCAATACGGGCGACGCACAGGCCCGACACGAGCAATCGTTCGATTCGTTTAACGAGGGACACGAAGCAACGGAGCCCGATGTTCGGGTCCGTGAAGACGATATTGCCACGGTGATGTGGACATCCGGAACGACGGGGAGACCGAAAGGGTGGTGTCACACGAATCGCGGGTTATATTTCCGGGCGACAGCGCTGGTCGATATCCTCGAAGTCGACCGACCGGCGCGCCAGCCACACGTCTTTACCCCCTCGTTCGCGGCGTGGTACTCCGCTATGCTTCCGGCGCTGGTCGCCGGGGCAACCACTCACTTCCTCAACGCGTGGGATCCGGAAGAGTACCTCCAAATGATCGATGAGCACGACATGACGACTGCGATGTTAGTTCCAACGATGTGGCGGGAGATTCTCAATCTCGACTCGTTCGACGAGTACGATATCGACTCGTTGCAGGCGATCACTTCGGCCGGGGAGGTCCTCGATGCAACGACGCTGAAACGATTGCGGGGAGATGTCTGCGATGTCGTTAAAAATTGCTACGCAGCTACCGAGGCTTTCGCCACCGTAATGACGAACGACGAACTCGAGGAAAGTCGCGTCGAAAGCGTCGGGAAGCCGATTCCCGGCGTTCAGATCCGCATCGTCGACCAAGACGGCGACTACACCGATGTGAAGCCGAACGGCGAAAGTGGCGAAATCGCCGTTCGAGCGCCCGATTGCCCGGTGTGGGCCTGGAAACGAACTGCGAAGACGGAGCGGGTATTCGAAGACGGCTGGTGGTATACCGGCGACGTCGGGTACCGAGACGACGAGGGCTTCATCTACCTCGAGGGACGAGCTGACTTCAGGATAAAGTCGAAGGGAATAAAGGTGTACCCATCACCTATCGAAGAACGATTGAACGCTCACTCGGGGGTCAATGAGTCAGCAATTGTTGGCGTGACGGATGAAGAATACGGCGAGATGGTAACGGCGTATGTGTATCCGGACGATCCTGATCTCACAGCGGAAGAACTAGACGAGTGGTGTCTCGAAAGCGACGAGGTCGCCCGCATGGAACGTCCTCGAGAGTATTATTTCGTCGATGAGCCGCTCCCAAGAACATCCACGGGAAAACTCGATCGCAGAAGTGCGAAAGATCTCGCGTGA
- a CDS encoding acyl-CoA thioesterase — protein sequence MFQYEWKCAWGHADPHGIAYYPRLIGAMHRAGEEFMDGIGMAYWEIPDEYDVHLPIVAMDMEFSRPVEVGDTIQITAEPDVGTKSLGLNFTATHEDGTTAYTGFEQHVCVSTADNQSRELPDDLKTAITDATE from the coding sequence ATGTTTCAGTACGAATGGAAGTGCGCTTGGGGACACGCAGATCCTCACGGTATCGCTTACTACCCAAGACTCATCGGAGCGATGCACCGCGCCGGTGAAGAATTCATGGATGGCATCGGGATGGCGTACTGGGAAATCCCGGACGAATACGACGTTCATCTGCCGATTGTCGCGATGGACATGGAGTTTAGTCGGCCAGTAGAAGTCGGCGACACGATTCAGATCACTGCCGAACCAGATGTCGGAACGAAAAGCCTTGGGTTGAATTTTACAGCGACACACGAGGATGGGACGACCGCATATACGGGATTTGAACAACACGTCTGCGTCTCGACGGCGGACAACCAGAGCCGTGAACTACCCGACGACCTCAAGACGGCGATTACCGATGCGACCGAATAA
- a CDS encoding VOC family protein, producing the protein MSRPKLARLGHVALETPDLDESMTFFHDAIGLEEVTREGGTVYLRAADEFEHHSLTLTETDSAGVDHIGWQTRKPEQVAEYADLLTDHGVDITWVDDGEELGQGDAIRFQTENGHQFEIYYEMEKPDPPEERRSRLKNRVYTPTKTNPIAPQHIDHVQIWEPDIVELSEWLQDVLGLEVIEYYNLEDGSRWGTWLSASGFKIDVAVIHDDAETATFNHTAYTVDNSNDLFDAYDAMKEREIPVDGLGQHSISRGKFCYARDPLTGHRIEFSDSGYFVLDPDWEPIAWNETDLEDRQWMGGFDGLETVDY; encoded by the coding sequence ATGTCGAGACCAAAACTAGCTCGATTAGGTCACGTCGCACTGGAGACGCCGGACCTAGATGAATCGATGACGTTCTTCCACGACGCAATCGGCCTGGAGGAAGTCACTCGTGAAGGGGGTACAGTCTACCTCCGTGCAGCCGATGAGTTCGAACACCACTCGTTGACCCTCACTGAAACCGATTCCGCCGGTGTCGATCATATTGGCTGGCAGACTCGTAAACCGGAACAGGTAGCGGAGTATGCCGACCTCCTTACTGACCACGGGGTGGATATTACGTGGGTAGACGATGGCGAAGAGCTCGGACAGGGTGACGCAATCCGATTCCAGACTGAGAACGGACATCAGTTCGAAATCTACTACGAGATGGAAAAGCCCGATCCACCCGAGGAACGGCGCTCGAGACTCAAAAACCGAGTGTACACGCCGACGAAAACGAATCCGATTGCCCCCCAGCATATCGATCACGTCCAAATTTGGGAGCCAGACATCGTCGAGTTGTCCGAATGGCTGCAGGATGTGTTAGGACTCGAGGTGATCGAGTATTACAATCTCGAAGACGGATCACGATGGGGCACCTGGCTCAGTGCGTCCGGATTTAAAATCGACGTCGCAGTGATCCACGACGACGCCGAGACTGCAACGTTCAACCACACCGCGTATACCGTCGATAATTCAAACGACCTGTTCGATGCGTACGACGCGATGAAAGAACGGGAAATCCCAGTCGACGGACTCGGACAACACTCCATCTCACGAGGGAAATTCTGTTACGCCAGGGACCCTCTTACCGGTCACCGGATCGAATTTAGCGACAGCGGGTACTTCGTCCTCGATCCCGACTGGGAGCCGATCGCCTGGAACGAGACAGACCTCGAGGACCGACAGTGGATGGGAGGCTTCGACGGCTTAGAGACCGTCGACTACTAA